One genomic window of Pseudomonas chlororaphis subsp. piscium includes the following:
- the paaC gene encoding 1,2-phenylacetyl-CoA epoxidase subunit PaaC, which produces MNTRSELIQYLLRLGDSALVQGQRLCQWCGRAPALEEELALMNVGLDLVGQARNWLDYAAELLDDGRDADHLAFRRDERAYRNLLLVEQPNGDFAVTLLKQFLYDAWHLEVLKGLAQSSDERIAGIAAKAVKEVTYHLRRSSEWVERLGDGTEHSHQRMLEAIPLLWRFTVELISSDDSENHLHGAGLIADPAQVASAWQATVTRIFASATLPLPPAPSHFYLDARRGLHSEHLGILLAEMQALPRAYPDATW; this is translated from the coding sequence ATGAACACGCGAAGCGAATTGATCCAATACCTGCTGCGCCTGGGCGACAGCGCCCTGGTCCAGGGCCAGCGCCTGTGCCAGTGGTGCGGCCGCGCGCCGGCCCTGGAAGAAGAACTGGCGCTGATGAACGTCGGCCTCGACCTGGTGGGCCAGGCCCGCAACTGGCTGGACTACGCCGCCGAATTGCTGGACGACGGCCGCGATGCCGACCACCTGGCGTTCCGCCGCGACGAGCGGGCCTATCGCAACCTGCTGCTGGTGGAACAGCCCAACGGCGATTTCGCCGTGACCCTGCTCAAGCAGTTTCTCTACGACGCCTGGCACCTGGAAGTGCTCAAGGGCCTGGCCCAGTCCAGCGACGAGCGCATCGCCGGGATCGCCGCCAAGGCGGTGAAGGAAGTCACCTATCACCTGCGTCGCTCCAGCGAATGGGTCGAGCGCCTGGGCGACGGCACCGAGCACAGCCACCAACGCATGCTGGAGGCGATTCCCCTGCTCTGGCGCTTCACCGTCGAGCTGATCAGCTCCGACGACAGCGAAAACCACCTGCACGGCGCCGGCCTCATCGCCGATCCCGCACAGGTCGCCAGCGCCTGGCAGGCCACTGTGACGCGGATCTTCGCCAGCGCCACCCTGCCCCTGCCACCGGCCCCCAGCCATTTCTACCTGGACGCTCGCCGCGGTCTGCACAGCGAACACCTGGGCATTCTGCTGGCGGAAATGCAGGCGCTGCCACGAGCTTACCCCGATGCGACCTGGTGA
- the paaB gene encoding 1,2-phenylacetyl-CoA epoxidase subunit PaaB translates to MSEWTLFEVFVRSKHGLNHKHVGSVHAADSAMAIENARELYTRRSEGVSLWVVPSALIVASSPDEKDPLFDPADDKVYRHASFYELPAEVGHM, encoded by the coding sequence ATGTCTGAATGGACCCTCTTCGAAGTCTTCGTGCGCAGCAAGCACGGGCTCAACCACAAGCACGTCGGCAGCGTGCACGCCGCCGACAGCGCCATGGCCATCGAGAACGCCCGCGAGCTCTACACCCGCCGCAGCGAAGGCGTGAGCCTGTGGGTGGTGCCCTCGGCGCTGATCGTCGCCTCGTCCCCGGATGAAAAGGACCCACTGTTCGACCCGGCGGACGACAAGGTCTATCGCCACGCCAGCTTCTACGAGCTGCCGGCCGAAGTCGGGCACATGTGA
- the paaA gene encoding 1,2-phenylacetyl-CoA epoxidase subunit PaaA gives MYAQLVETGVKSIKPRSEMSEQERAFQEKIDSEIKIEAKNWMPDAYRQTLIRQISQHAHSEIVGMLPEGNWVTRAPTLKRKLQLMAKIQDEAGHGLYLYSAMETLGADRDEEIAKLHSGRAKYSSIFNYPTLNWADMGAVGWLVDGAAIVNQVVLQRTSYGPYSRAMVRICKEESFHQRQGYEILLTLMREGNQAQKDMVQDAIDRLWWPALMMFGPSDEHSPNSAQSMAWKIKRQSNDELRQRFIDQTIPQLELLGCTCPDPDLKWNAERGHYDFGEIQWDEFYEVLKGNGPCNQERVATRRKAIEDGAWVREAAVAHARKKTNKNAA, from the coding sequence ATGTACGCACAGCTGGTAGAGACCGGAGTCAAAAGCATCAAGCCCCGTTCGGAGATGTCCGAACAGGAGCGCGCCTTCCAGGAGAAAATCGATTCGGAAATCAAGATCGAAGCCAAGAACTGGATGCCGGATGCCTATCGGCAAACCCTGATCCGGCAGATTTCCCAGCACGCCCATTCGGAAATCGTCGGCATGCTGCCCGAAGGCAACTGGGTGACCCGCGCCCCGACCCTCAAGCGCAAGCTGCAACTGATGGCCAAGATCCAGGACGAAGCCGGCCACGGCCTGTACCTGTACAGCGCGATGGAAACCCTGGGCGCCGACCGCGACGAGGAAATCGCCAAGCTGCACAGCGGCCGCGCCAAGTACTCGAGCATCTTCAACTACCCGACGCTGAACTGGGCCGACATGGGCGCGGTGGGCTGGCTGGTGGACGGCGCGGCGATCGTCAACCAGGTGGTGCTGCAACGCACCTCCTACGGCCCCTACTCCCGGGCCATGGTGCGCATCTGCAAGGAAGAGAGCTTCCACCAGCGCCAGGGCTACGAAATCCTCCTGACCCTGATGCGCGAGGGCAACCAGGCGCAGAAGGACATGGTCCAGGACGCCATCGACCGCCTGTGGTGGCCGGCGCTGATGATGTTCGGCCCCAGCGACGAACACTCGCCCAACAGCGCGCAGTCCATGGCCTGGAAGATCAAGCGCCAGAGCAACGACGAACTGCGCCAGCGCTTCATCGACCAGACCATCCCGCAGCTGGAGCTGCTCGGCTGCACCTGCCCGGACCCGGACTTGAAGTGGAACGCCGAGCGCGGCCACTACGACTTCGGCGAGATCCAGTGGGACGAATTCTACGAAGTGCTCAAGGGCAACGGCCCGTGCAACCAGGAACGCGTCGCCACCCGGCGCAAGGCCATCGAGGACGGCGCCTGGGTCCGCGAAGCCGCGGTCGCCCACGCTCGCAAGAAAACCAATAAAAACGCCGCGTGA
- the paaK gene encoding phenylacetate--CoA ligase PaaK, producing MNMPIAKAVLDPLLDPLETASVDQLRQHQLERLRWSLNHAYRNVPLYRQRFDALGVHPDDVRSLEDLAKFPFTSKSDLRDNYPYGMFAVPIQDVVRLHASSGTTGKPTVVGYTQNDIDTWARVVARSIRAAGGRRGDKVHVSYGYGLFTGGLGAHYGAERLGCTVIPMSGGQTEKQVQLIKDFQPDIIMVTPSYMLNIADEIERQGIDPQKLALRLGIFGAEPWTAELRSAIEQRLGITALDIYGLSEIMGPGVAMECAETKDGPTLWEDHFYPEIIDPVTGQVLPDGQMGELVFTSLSKEALPMIRYRTRDLTRLLPGTARPMRRIDKITGRSDDMLIIRGVNVFPTQIEEQVLKVRQLCECYEIHLYRNGNLDSVEVHVELKNEHQQLGGEQQKAICDELSRHIKTYIGISSRIVLRPAFSLKRSEGKASHVVDNRHK from the coding sequence ATGAACATGCCAATTGCCAAAGCCGTGCTTGATCCCCTGCTGGACCCGCTGGAAACCGCCAGCGTCGACCAGTTGCGCCAGCATCAGCTGGAACGCCTGCGCTGGAGCCTGAACCACGCCTACCGGAATGTGCCGCTGTACCGTCAGCGCTTCGACGCGCTGGGCGTGCACCCGGACGATGTGCGCAGCCTGGAGGACCTGGCGAAGTTCCCGTTCACCAGCAAGTCCGACCTGCGCGACAACTACCCCTACGGCATGTTCGCCGTGCCGATCCAGGACGTGGTGCGCCTGCACGCCTCCAGCGGCACCACCGGCAAGCCGACGGTGGTCGGCTACACCCAGAACGACATCGACACCTGGGCCAGGGTGGTCGCGCGCTCGATTCGCGCCGCCGGCGGCCGGCGTGGCGACAAGGTCCATGTGTCCTACGGCTACGGCCTGTTCACCGGTGGCCTGGGGGCGCACTACGGCGCCGAACGCCTGGGCTGCACGGTGATTCCGATGTCCGGCGGCCAGACCGAAAAACAGGTGCAACTGATCAAGGATTTCCAGCCGGACATCATCATGGTCACGCCCTCCTACATGCTCAACATCGCCGACGAGATCGAGCGCCAGGGCATAGACCCGCAAAAGCTCGCCCTGCGCCTGGGGATATTCGGCGCCGAACCCTGGACCGCCGAACTGCGCAGCGCCATCGAGCAGCGCCTGGGCATCACCGCTCTGGACATCTACGGGCTCTCGGAAATCATGGGCCCCGGCGTGGCCATGGAGTGCGCCGAGACCAAGGACGGGCCGACCCTCTGGGAGGACCACTTCTACCCCGAGATCATCGACCCGGTGACCGGCCAGGTGTTGCCGGATGGCCAGATGGGCGAGCTGGTGTTCACCTCGCTGAGCAAGGAAGCCCTGCCGATGATCCGCTACCGCACCCGCGACCTGACCCGCCTGCTGCCCGGTACCGCGCGCCCCATGCGGCGTATCGACAAGATCACCGGGCGCAGCGACGACATGCTGATCATTCGCGGGGTCAACGTGTTCCCCACGCAGATCGAGGAGCAGGTGCTCAAGGTCCGGCAACTCTGCGAATGCTACGAGATCCACCTGTACCGCAACGGCAACCTCGACAGCGTCGAGGTGCATGTGGAGCTCAAGAACGAGCATCAGCAGCTGGGCGGCGAGCAGCAGAAAGCCATCTGCGACGAACTGAGCCGGCACATCAAGACCTATATCGGCATCAGCTCGCGTATCGTTTTACGCCCGGCCTTTTCCCTCAAGCGCTCCGAGGGCAAGGCCAGCCACGTGGTGGACAACCGTCATAAATAA